One Defluviitoga tunisiensis genomic window carries:
- a CDS encoding PolC-type DNA polymerase III, producing the protein MYFFEKLSKLVGNEINFVNKEISVKGKVFRVEENKDSFYVYISDYECSFLCQTQDKIKKGEWFRFEGILEYDSVMASYYINVFQVKKAVPIETCDLAVNKRVELHAHSKMSSKSSILDMKELVDTALIYGHRAVAITDNENVHIIPAFYQYAKQKNIKPIFGCELNVFDESKGIMKNVNVLVKNQKGLKNLYKIITISHMNVVNKKAVITLTDLIKHRDGLLLGSSLDSFLLYYYLKGSSEDRLSELISFYDYIELFPLDCYIDSNIETSKLVDYSKTIYNLSKKLNKIVVMSGDVRYLRKGEQDYLNVMILGTSTKSKPRKQTNNVNYFRNTQEMYDEAYKIFKKIGIAKEITVKNTSKIAESIEEVVPFDLKLKVPKFESADENLRKYAYENARKIYGKELHPQIIERMEKELNNIINNGYAVIFLISTEMVKESLRFGYPIGSRGSVGSSLIAFLLGITEVNPLAPHYFCKHCGYVEFSENLNLCGFDLEKKSCPRCGKILSSDGHNIRFEVFMGYSGEKIPDIDVNFSADIFNDIQRYLEKRFGRDYCYKAGTISTISRYNAMKMVNKYYKNKEVRNVNYAHSVYISEKIKGTKLNTGQHPSAMIIIPREYDVHDFTPYQYSANSPEIGIITTHYDFKALENDLLKIDVLSHDGPTFLKMLKDLTGFDYNDIPMDDERVLSLFSSTKELGVDLSEIETEIGTLGVPEVWTPFSHKMLIETRPKTFYDLCRTNSLAHGTNIWFNNAREIVLKNTADINQIVSCRDDILIMLEYYGVDSKLSFRIMEKVRKGKDLTDEEISAIKDSNAPEWYLDSLRKIHYLFPKAHAVAYMIMAYKIAYYKLYYPLEFYSVYFTVRAKCFDIGIVMSEELTLKLIKILSKNEFQHNYEQSNVYSTLKTVYEMRKRGYDFLGPDKDKSEAHVFKIEGDYLRIPLTKMKNIGNKKANKIIRQRQQQKII; encoded by the coding sequence ATGTACTTTTTTGAAAAACTTTCAAAGTTGGTAGGAAATGAAATTAACTTTGTAAATAAGGAAATTAGCGTTAAAGGAAAGGTTTTTCGTGTTGAAGAAAATAAAGATTCGTTTTATGTGTATATATCAGATTATGAATGTTCTTTCTTATGCCAAACTCAGGATAAAATAAAAAAAGGAGAATGGTTTCGCTTCGAAGGTATTTTAGAATATGATTCAGTTATGGCCTCTTATTATATCAACGTATTTCAAGTAAAAAAAGCTGTTCCGATTGAAACCTGTGATTTAGCGGTAAATAAAAGGGTTGAACTGCATGCTCACTCAAAGATGAGTTCAAAAAGCTCAATTTTGGATATGAAAGAACTTGTAGATACTGCCTTAATTTATGGTCATCGTGCTGTAGCTATTACTGATAACGAAAATGTGCATATAATCCCGGCCTTTTATCAATATGCTAAACAAAAAAATATAAAACCAATATTTGGTTGCGAATTAAACGTTTTTGATGAGTCAAAAGGTATCATGAAAAATGTGAACGTACTCGTAAAAAATCAAAAAGGCCTAAAAAATCTATATAAAATAATAACTATATCCCACATGAACGTTGTAAACAAAAAAGCAGTCATAACCTTAACTGACCTCATAAAACACAGAGATGGTTTGTTATTAGGTTCTTCACTGGATAGTTTTTTACTGTATTATTATCTAAAAGGTTCGTCAGAAGATAGATTATCTGAGTTAATCTCTTTCTATGACTACATAGAACTCTTTCCCTTAGACTGTTATATAGATTCAAATATAGAAACTTCAAAATTAGTTGATTACTCCAAAACTATTTACAATCTCTCAAAAAAATTGAATAAGATCGTTGTCATGTCTGGCGATGTTCGTTATCTAAGAAAAGGAGAACAAGATTATCTAAACGTTATGATACTCGGAACTTCAACCAAAAGTAAACCAAGAAAGCAAACAAATAACGTCAACTATTTCAGAAACACCCAAGAGATGTACGACGAAGCGTATAAGATATTCAAAAAGATAGGAATTGCAAAAGAAATAACAGTAAAAAACACTAGCAAAATTGCAGAAAGTATAGAAGAAGTAGTTCCATTTGATCTTAAGTTAAAGGTACCTAAATTCGAGTCTGCTGATGAAAATTTACGAAAATATGCTTACGAAAATGCAAGAAAGATATACGGAAAAGAGCTTCACCCCCAAATTATTGAAAGAATGGAAAAAGAACTAAATAATATAATCAACAATGGATATGCAGTAATATTTCTAATATCAACTGAGATGGTTAAAGAATCTCTAAGATTTGGATACCCAATAGGTTCTCGTGGATCAGTTGGGTCTTCTTTGATAGCGTTTCTTTTAGGCATAACAGAAGTTAATCCTCTTGCTCCCCATTATTTTTGTAAACATTGTGGATACGTTGAATTCAGTGAAAACCTAAATTTATGTGGCTTTGACCTAGAAAAAAAGTCTTGCCCAAGATGTGGTAAGATTCTATCCTCTGATGGCCATAACATAAGATTTGAAGTGTTTATGGGATACTCAGGCGAAAAGATACCTGATATAGATGTGAACTTTTCTGCAGATATTTTTAACGATATACAACGATATCTAGAAAAAAGATTTGGAAGGGATTACTGTTACAAAGCAGGGACTATAAGTACGATTTCAAGATACAATGCAATGAAAATGGTTAATAAGTACTACAAAAACAAAGAAGTTAGAAATGTGAACTATGCTCATTCTGTCTATATATCAGAAAAGATAAAAGGAACTAAGCTAAATACAGGTCAACATCCATCTGCGATGATCATCATTCCAAGAGAATACGATGTTCACGATTTTACTCCTTACCAATACTCTGCCAACTCTCCAGAAATAGGTATTATTACAACACATTATGACTTTAAGGCATTAGAAAATGATTTACTAAAGATCGATGTTTTATCCCATGATGGGCCAACTTTTTTGAAAATGTTGAAAGATTTAACCGGATTTGATTATAACGATATACCTATGGATGATGAGCGGGTACTTTCACTTTTTTCTTCGACAAAGGAGTTGGGAGTAGATCTTTCTGAGATAGAAACTGAAATCGGAACTTTGGGTGTGCCTGAAGTTTGGACACCATTTTCTCACAAGATGCTTATTGAAACTAGGCCAAAGACCTTTTACGATCTATGCAGGACAAACTCATTAGCCCATGGAACCAACATATGGTTTAACAATGCTCGTGAAATTGTTTTAAAAAATACGGCTGATATTAATCAAATCGTCAGTTGTCGAGATGATATCTTAATCATGCTCGAATATTATGGGGTCGATTCAAAATTATCGTTTCGAATAATGGAAAAAGTGAGAAAAGGCAAAGATTTAACTGATGAAGAGATCAGTGCGATTAAAGATTCTAATGCGCCAGAATGGTATCTTGATTCTCTCAGAAAGATACATTATCTCTTTCCAAAGGCTCACGCCGTTGCCTACATGATCATGGCTTATAAAATAGCGTATTATAAGCTATATTATCCTCTAGAGTTTTACAGTGTTTATTTTACCGTTAGAGCAAAATGTTTCGATATAGGTATTGTAATGAGCGAAGAGTTAACTCTTAAATTAATAAAAATACTTTCAAAAAATGAATTCCAGCATAACTATGAACAATCTAACGTCTATTCAACGCTTAAAACTGTGTATGAAATGAGAAAAAGAGGGTACGATTTTCTAGGACCAGATAAAGATAAAAGTGAAGCTCATGTGTTCAAAATAGAGGGTGACTACCTTAGAATCCCGCTAACTAAAATGAAAAACATAGGAAATAAAAAGGCAAATAAAATAATTAGGCAAAGACAACAACAAAAAATTATATAA
- a CDS encoding histone deacetylase family protein produces the protein MIKAKNKLGLVFFPAFDWAISPTHPEREERLLYTQDQIFEEGIQDIEGITFYNPIVAEEKDVQRVHFCVPNVKSRVTQSHLISAGGAIVSLKKVLEKEVDKSFALVRPPGHHAQRVVYGDRGFCIINIEAVMLERIRQEFGNLRVAIVDTDCHHGDGTQDIYWNDKDTLFISFHQDGRTLFPGTGFVDEFGGPGAYGYNINIPLPPGTGEEGFLYVLENVVMPILEEYKPDIIVNSAGQDNHYTDPITNMNFTAQGYAKLNDRLNPDIAVLEGGYSIEGALPYINLGIILAMAGIDYSNVREPDYDAHELKQPEKITNYIKGLSELVYQRWKNKEDLWLNDFKGMEKVERTRRIYYDTDGILEQQTQTFKICKKCSGVNTIRSRSDTGYNVFAITIPRDACSDCIDEGYKMYKNASNEFTNVYLQDRVNDEYLAK, from the coding sequence TTGATCAAGGCTAAAAACAAACTAGGACTTGTCTTTTTTCCTGCATTTGACTGGGCAATAAGTCCGACTCATCCAGAAAGAGAAGAAAGGTTATTGTATACTCAAGATCAAATATTTGAAGAAGGAATTCAAGACATAGAAGGTATAACCTTTTATAACCCTATAGTTGCAGAAGAAAAAGATGTTCAAAGAGTACATTTTTGTGTTCCAAACGTTAAATCAAGAGTTACTCAATCACATTTAATATCTGCAGGAGGGGCAATAGTTTCTTTAAAAAAAGTTTTAGAAAAAGAGGTTGATAAATCTTTTGCACTTGTTCGTCCTCCAGGACATCACGCCCAGAGAGTCGTTTATGGAGATAGAGGATTTTGTATAATAAACATCGAGGCAGTAATGCTTGAAAGAATCAGACAAGAATTTGGCAACTTAAGAGTAGCTATTGTCGATACGGACTGTCACCATGGAGACGGAACTCAAGACATTTATTGGAACGATAAAGACACACTTTTTATTTCATTTCACCAGGACGGTAGAACTTTGTTCCCGGGTACTGGATTTGTTGATGAGTTTGGTGGTCCTGGAGCTTATGGGTATAATATAAACATTCCTTTGCCTCCAGGAACAGGTGAAGAAGGCTTTTTATACGTTCTTGAAAATGTTGTTATGCCAATTTTAGAGGAGTATAAGCCTGATATAATAGTTAATTCTGCTGGACAAGATAATCACTATACTGATCCCATAACAAACATGAATTTTACAGCACAAGGATACGCAAAACTCAATGATAGGTTAAATCCAGATATTGCTGTGCTTGAAGGCGGTTATTCTATAGAAGGTGCGCTTCCGTACATCAACCTAGGAATTATTTTAGCGATGGCTGGAATTGATTATTCCAACGTTAGAGAACCAGATTATGATGCACACGAATTAAAACAGCCAGAAAAGATTACAAACTATATCAAGGGTCTTTCTGAACTAGTTTATCAGAGATGGAAAAATAAAGAAGATCTTTGGTTAAACGACTTCAAAGGTATGGAAAAGGTTGAAAGAACCAGAAGAATATATTATGACACAGATGGCATACTAGAGCAGCAAACACAGACATTCAAAATATGTAAGAAATGTTCTGGAGTTAATACGATTAGATCTAGAAGTGATACAGGTTACAATGTTTTTGCAATTACCATACCAAGGGATGCTTGTTCAGATTGTATCGACGAAGGCTATAAAATGTATAAAAATGCTTCAAACGAGTTCACAAATGTTTATTTACAAGATAGAGTGAATGATGAATATTTAGCAAAATAA
- a CDS encoding MATE family efflux transporter → MKNNYLTNGPITKALVKLALPIMATSFVQMTYTMMDMIWLGRIGSNAVAASGTVGFFTWIGSALFILSKIAVEVGVAQSLGKDDIHAAREYVRHSIQLDIIIALVYTAILIIFRNSMIGFFRIDDQEVVQMALDYLVIISIGLIFYFINPVLSGVFNGVGDSVTPFKVNVVGLIVNMVLDPLMILGIGPFPYMGIKGAAWATVIAQATVTFLFIFECRKLTSLFSGLNIFKLPKKEYLKSIVKLGVPVSIQNVIFATISMFLARIIAQWGYQAIAVQNVGSQIESISWMTAGGFSTAISTFVGQNYGAGKWDRIREGYKKGLMIVGIIGLIATFLFFFVPEPIIKIFIPTDREAIEIGINYLKILSLSQFFMVVEIATQGAFNGLGKTLPPSLVGIILNALRIPGALILSSTVLGLNGVWWSICISSILKGVILFIWLAIVLKSFPKSSLNEAYEEC, encoded by the coding sequence ATGAAGAACAATTATCTAACCAACGGTCCTATAACAAAAGCATTGGTAAAATTAGCCTTACCAATAATGGCTACTTCGTTTGTACAAATGACTTATACAATGATGGACATGATTTGGTTAGGAAGAATAGGAAGTAACGCAGTCGCTGCTTCGGGCACAGTTGGATTTTTTACTTGGATTGGTTCGGCTCTTTTTATTTTGTCTAAGATAGCAGTAGAGGTTGGAGTTGCTCAGTCGCTAGGAAAGGATGATATCCACGCTGCAAGAGAATACGTTCGTCATTCGATTCAATTGGATATTATTATTGCCTTAGTGTATACTGCTATTTTAATAATATTCAGAAATAGTATGATAGGCTTTTTTAGAATAGATGACCAAGAAGTTGTTCAAATGGCTCTTGATTATTTGGTTATCATTTCTATAGGATTAATTTTTTATTTCATAAACCCAGTTTTATCTGGTGTTTTCAACGGTGTAGGAGATAGTGTTACACCGTTTAAAGTAAACGTAGTAGGTTTGATAGTTAATATGGTTCTTGATCCCTTGATGATTTTGGGAATAGGACCTTTCCCATACATGGGTATTAAAGGTGCGGCATGGGCAACTGTTATTGCACAAGCTACTGTTACATTTTTGTTTATTTTTGAATGTAGAAAACTAACTTCTCTTTTTAGTGGGTTAAATATATTTAAGCTACCAAAAAAAGAATACTTAAAAAGTATAGTAAAATTAGGCGTTCCTGTGTCTATACAGAACGTAATATTTGCCACTATATCGATGTTTCTAGCCAGAATAATTGCCCAATGGGGATATCAAGCTATAGCTGTACAAAATGTTGGATCTCAAATTGAATCCATTTCTTGGATGACAGCTGGTGGTTTTTCAACTGCTATTTCTACTTTTGTAGGTCAAAATTATGGAGCCGGAAAATGGGACAGAATAAGAGAGGGATACAAGAAAGGATTAATGATCGTAGGAATCATTGGACTCATAGCCACTTTCTTGTTCTTCTTTGTTCCAGAGCCAATAATAAAAATATTTATACCTACTGATAGAGAAGCTATTGAAATTGGTATTAACTATCTAAAAATTCTGAGCCTTTCACAATTCTTTATGGTTGTGGAAATAGCTACTCAAGGAGCTTTCAATGGTTTAGGCAAAACACTTCCACCATCACTTGTTGGAATAATACTTAATGCCTTGCGTATTCCTGGAGCGTTAATATTATCTTCTACTGTTTTGGGATTAAACGGAGTTTGGTGGAGCATTTGTATTAGCAGTATTTTAAAAGGTGTTATTTTATTTATTTGGCTTGCTATAGTTTTAAAGAGTTTCCCTAAAAGCTCCTTAAATGAGGCTTATGAAGAATGTTAA